Proteins co-encoded in one Alphaproteobacteria bacterium PA2 genomic window:
- a CDS encoding AMP-dependent synthetase encodes MHYSELKSAWAELTGPGAPFEIATETVRGNPLRCYKNAPPNIRALWLSTAAFADRTYLVYEGERITYGEAHKIVASVCNWMLANGVKSGDRVAIAMRNYPEWMLLYWACVSIGVAAVGVNAWWTADELNYALKDSAPKVAFCDEERMARIRENPSMADGITLVGVRCKPADDILPWSQVLAQGGDMPDAQIDPDADACIFYTSGTTGFPKGAQLTHRGCVANLFNMMFSGQATALATQRGTGVVPDPTVAPPIPVALITTPLFHVTANNCGAYATTAAGGTMVLMYRWDAGEALKLIEREKVTAMSGVPVMAREVITHPEFATRDTSSLLSLGGGGAQLPPDLVAKIDSQVATARPNTGYGMTETCGIITSVSADFFVDRPDSCGPAMPSFEAKCVDDAGATVPSGQVGELWVRGSSVIKGYINRPEATAESITDGWLHTGDVARIDEDGFIYIVDRKKDMVLRGGENIYCAEVEATLYRHPAVAECTVFGVPDDRLGEEVGVAVVFRPGMSATADELRAHCIALIAKHKAPRYVWIQSDPLPRNASGKFLKRELRETLSIESAA; translated from the coding sequence TTGCATTATTCGGAATTGAAATCGGCTTGGGCGGAACTGACGGGCCCTGGCGCGCCTTTTGAAATCGCAACCGAGACAGTGCGCGGCAATCCGCTGCGCTGCTACAAGAACGCCCCGCCCAACATCCGCGCCCTTTGGCTCTCCACAGCCGCTTTCGCCGACCGGACCTACCTGGTCTATGAGGGCGAGCGGATCACCTATGGCGAGGCCCACAAGATCGTCGCTTCGGTCTGTAACTGGATGCTGGCCAATGGGGTCAAATCCGGCGACCGGGTCGCCATCGCCATGCGCAACTACCCCGAATGGATGCTGCTCTACTGGGCCTGTGTGTCCATCGGCGTCGCCGCTGTGGGCGTGAACGCCTGGTGGACGGCTGACGAACTGAACTACGCCCTGAAGGACTCGGCCCCCAAGGTCGCCTTCTGTGACGAAGAGCGCATGGCCCGGATCCGGGAAAACCCGTCCATGGCCGACGGCATCACCCTGGTTGGCGTGCGCTGCAAGCCAGCGGACGACATCCTGCCCTGGTCGCAGGTCCTGGCCCAAGGCGGTGACATGCCTGACGCACAGATCGACCCGGACGCAGATGCCTGCATCTTCTACACTTCAGGCACGACGGGCTTCCCCAAGGGTGCTCAGCTGACCCATCGCGGCTGCGTCGCCAACTTGTTCAACATGATGTTCTCCGGACAGGCCACGGCCCTCGCAACACAGCGCGGCACCGGAGTTGTTCCGGATCCGACGGTCGCCCCGCCCATCCCGGTCGCCCTGATCACGACGCCCCTGTTCCACGTCACCGCCAACAATTGCGGCGCCTACGCTACGACGGCGGCGGGCGGAACCATGGTGCTCATGTACCGCTGGGACGCCGGCGAGGCCCTGAAGCTCATCGAGCGTGAAAAGGTCACCGCCATGAGCGGCGTGCCCGTCATGGCCCGGGAAGTCATCACCCATCCTGAATTCGCCACCCGGGACACGTCCAGCCTGCTCAGCCTGGGTGGCGGCGGCGCGCAATTGCCGCCGGATCTGGTCGCCAAGATCGACAGCCAGGTCGCAACCGCCCGCCCGAACACCGGCTATGGCATGACGGAAACCTGCGGCATCATCACCTCGGTCTCCGCCGACTTCTTCGTGGACCGCCCGGACAGCTGTGGCCCGGCCATGCCGAGCTTCGAGGCCAAGTGCGTCGACGACGCCGGCGCCACTGTGCCTTCCGGCCAGGTGGGAGAACTGTGGGTCCGGGGATCGTCCGTGATCAAGGGCTATATCAACCGCCCGGAAGCCACTGCGGAATCCATCACTGATGGCTGGCTGCACACAGGCGATGTCGCCCGGATCGACGAGGACGGCTTCATCTATATCGTCGACCGCAAGAAGGACATGGTTCTGCGCGGCGGTGAAAACATCTACTGCGCCGAAGTTGAAGCCACCCTCTACCGTCACCCGGCTGTGGCTGAGTGCACGGTCTTCGGCGTGCCGGACGATCGCCTTGGCGAAGAAGTCGGTGTCGCTGTGGTCTTCCGTCCCGGCATGAGCGCTACGGCAGACGAGCTGCGCGCCCACTGCATAGCCCTGATCGCCAAGCACAAGGCGCCCCGCTATGTCTGGATCCAGTCCGATCCCCTGCCCCGGAACGCCAGCGGCAAGTTCCTGAAGCGCGAGCTGCGCGAGACCCTGTCCATCGAGTCTGCAGCCTGA
- a CDS encoding acyl-CoA dehydrogenase, which translates to MSVATNDKAESSFGLNPMDELNDLRMSAKALPLLDHVKRFIRETVNPMSAEFERLGEGKTDPWSYAPGQLEVLEAAKDKAKAEGLWNFFLPNAETGEGLANLDYAYIAVELGKNRMASECMNCAAPDTGNMEVLERVGTPAQKKQWLEPLLAGKIRSAFAMTELHSASSDAKNVNTRATLVGDEYIINGEKHYISGAGDPRCKIMITMVQTSPDGPPHLRQSQILVPTDAPGVKIIGGQHVFGDPDAPHGHMHIVFDNVRVPASNMLLGEGRGFEISQLRLGPGRIHHCMRAIGSAEKALDLLVSRGLTRTAFGKPLVQLGGNLEIISRARIDIEAMRLMVLKAAKAMDVLGNQEARVWIHMVKAMVPERVCQIIDQAIQMHGALGVSQHTPLARMYASTRTLRIADGPDEVHHMVVGRNELRQYREMPEDQSLHATFRHG; encoded by the coding sequence ATGAGCGTAGCGACAAACGACAAGGCTGAATCCAGCTTTGGCCTGAATCCGATGGACGAACTGAACGACCTGCGGATGTCCGCAAAGGCTCTGCCCCTTCTGGACCACGTGAAGCGGTTCATCCGCGAGACCGTCAATCCCATGTCAGCCGAGTTCGAGCGTCTCGGAGAGGGCAAGACCGACCCCTGGTCCTATGCGCCGGGCCAGCTCGAAGTGCTCGAAGCCGCCAAGGACAAGGCCAAGGCTGAAGGTCTGTGGAACTTCTTCCTTCCCAACGCCGAGACCGGCGAGGGCCTGGCCAATCTCGACTACGCCTACATCGCTGTTGAGCTGGGCAAGAACCGGATGGCTTCGGAGTGCATGAACTGCGCTGCGCCGGACACCGGCAATATGGAAGTCCTGGAACGGGTCGGCACGCCGGCCCAGAAGAAGCAGTGGCTCGAGCCCCTGCTGGCCGGCAAGATCCGTTCGGCCTTCGCCATGACCGAGCTTCACTCAGCCTCGTCGGACGCCAAGAACGTCAATACCCGCGCCACCCTGGTGGGCGATGAGTACATCATCAACGGCGAGAAGCACTACATCTCGGGCGCTGGCGACCCGCGCTGCAAGATCATGATCACCATGGTCCAGACCAGCCCTGATGGCCCGCCCCACCTGCGTCAGTCGCAGATCCTGGTCCCGACCGACGCCCCCGGCGTGAAGATCATCGGTGGCCAGCACGTGTTCGGCGACCCTGACGCCCCCCACGGCCACATGCACATCGTGTTCGACAATGTGCGCGTGCCGGCCTCCAACATGCTGCTCGGCGAAGGCCGTGGCTTCGAGATCTCCCAGCTGCGCCTCGGCCCGGGCCGTATCCACCACTGCATGCGCGCCATCGGTTCGGCGGAAAAGGCCCTGGACCTGCTGGTTTCCCGCGGCCTGACCCGCACCGCTTTCGGCAAGCCTCTCGTCCAGCTGGGCGGCAACCTGGAAATCATTTCCCGCGCCCGCATCGACATCGAAGCCATGCGCCTGATGGTCCTCAAGGCCGCCAAGGCCATGGACGTCCTGGGCAATCAGGAAGCTCGCGTCTGGATCCACATGGTCAAGGCCATGGTGCCCGAGCGGGTCTGCCAGATCATCGATCAGGCCATCCAGATGCACGGCGCCCTGGGCGTGTCCCAGCACACCCCCCTGGCCCGCATGTACGCCAGCACCCGCACCCTGCGCATTGCTGATGGCCCGGATGAAGTCCACCACATGGTGGTCGGCCGCAACGAGCTGCGTCAGTATCGTGAAATGCCGGAAGACCAGTCCCTCCACGCGACCTTCCGTCACGGCTAG
- a CDS encoding phosphoesterase codes for MTVTKTILVSGAAGLSALLMWASPMAAHETHVRPEPLQFQRSGPPVPASARWLAGDHHVHSRFSVGYDAKTTPPTPIMGADAAYPIPMNAVMARRFGLSWMVSTDHGGPLHSKISHDHVYPELVQSRIAVPELIQFFGMEFNSPAADHSSIIVPAGMDEPGRLQAIEQAFDAKEAFPADPARNTEPRMIEALKAMNAQDPKPVLFAHHPARSATGLGQYGLTSPQELRAWNDTAPEVAIGMEGAPGHQAAAQSRQRFAAPDQAGNLRDRARGSYGKFPTMGGYDQMTARLGGFWDSMLGEGRRWWITANSDSHVHWTDGGSDFWPGEYAKTYVLAEPNPASILTGMRAGRIFVTTGDLVSRVDFSATAGGATAITGDALTMKSGEAVTVTIRLVNPKTPNANGDHPVLARVDLIRGKITGPVRDRKADLNPSTSVAARFTAANWTVEGEEIVIRHTLTGIRSDVYIRVRGTNVEETEPMPDTQGESPWADLWFYTNPIFLDVSPRK; via the coding sequence GTGACCGTGACGAAGACGATACTGGTTTCCGGCGCCGCAGGCCTCTCGGCTCTCCTGATGTGGGCCAGCCCCATGGCGGCCCATGAAACCCACGTCAGGCCCGAACCCTTGCAGTTCCAGCGGTCCGGACCGCCTGTCCCGGCGAGCGCCCGGTGGCTGGCGGGCGATCATCATGTCCACAGCCGCTTCAGTGTTGGCTATGATGCGAAAACCACCCCGCCTACGCCGATAATGGGCGCAGACGCCGCCTATCCGATACCGATGAACGCCGTCATGGCCCGCCGGTTCGGCCTGTCCTGGATGGTCTCCACCGATCATGGCGGTCCCCTGCACAGCAAGATCAGCCATGACCATGTCTACCCGGAACTGGTGCAGTCGCGGATCGCCGTGCCCGAGTTGATCCAGTTTTTCGGGATGGAATTCAACAGCCCGGCCGCCGACCATTCCAGCATCATCGTTCCAGCAGGGATGGATGAGCCCGGGCGGTTGCAGGCGATCGAGCAAGCCTTTGACGCCAAAGAGGCCTTCCCGGCGGACCCGGCGCGTAACACAGAGCCCCGGATGATCGAGGCGCTGAAGGCGATGAATGCCCAGGATCCCAAGCCTGTCCTTTTCGCCCACCATCCCGCCCGTTCAGCTACCGGACTTGGTCAATACGGGCTGACTTCACCCCAAGAACTGCGCGCCTGGAACGATACCGCGCCGGAGGTGGCCATTGGCATGGAAGGCGCTCCGGGCCACCAGGCCGCAGCCCAGAGCCGCCAGCGTTTCGCGGCCCCTGATCAGGCTGGCAATCTCAGGGATCGGGCCCGAGGCTCCTACGGCAAATTCCCCACCATGGGCGGCTATGACCAGATGACAGCCCGTCTTGGCGGGTTCTGGGACTCGATGCTGGGAGAAGGCCGAAGATGGTGGATAACCGCCAACTCGGATTCCCATGTCCACTGGACCGATGGCGGTTCGGACTTCTGGCCGGGTGAATACGCAAAAACCTACGTCCTGGCTGAACCCAACCCGGCATCCATCCTCACAGGGATGCGCGCCGGGCGGATTTTCGTGACCACGGGCGATCTTGTTTCCCGGGTGGACTTCTCCGCGACCGCCGGGGGCGCCACAGCCATCACAGGGGACGCCCTGACCATGAAGTCAGGTGAAGCGGTCACTGTCACCATCCGCCTGGTCAACCCGAAAACACCCAACGCCAACGGGGACCACCCCGTCCTCGCCAGGGTTGATCTGATCCGGGGAAAGATCACCGGGCCGGTCCGCGACAGGAAGGCAGACCTAAATCCGTCAACCTCGGTCGCCGCACGGTTCACCGCCGCGAACTGGACTGTCGAGGGAGAGGAGATCGTCATACGTCACACCCTGACCGGTATTCGGTCGGACGTGTATATCCGCGTGCGGGGGACCAATGTCGAAGAGACCGAGCCCATGCCTGACACCCAGGGCGAAAGCCCTTGGGCGGATCTCTGGTTCTACACGAACCCGATCTTTCTGGATGTTTCCCCAAGAAAGTAA
- a CDS encoding peptidase M61, giving the protein MPPAVAAPQDKPYPGVLKLSVDATDLDRRIFRARQTIPVAGPGPMTLLFPMWLPGNHSATGQLEKLAGLMVTANGKRLEWVRDPVTVAAFHVDVPAGAKALDLEFQYLSPTSPDQGRVVVTQEMLNVQWNNMILYPAGYYSRQIQVEAQVKLPSGWNYGTALEASATAGDTVTFKPVALDTLVDSPMFAGRHFRKIDLDPGGRSRVTMNLMADEAYQLEMTPAQLQAHRNLIVQADRLYGARHFDHYDMLVALTDRMGGIGLEHQRSSENGTNPRYFVDWDKLPTTRDLLPHEYTHSWDGKYRRPADLWTANFNVPMRGSLLWVYEGQTQYWGYILAARSNLLTKQEALDAIASTAALYDNRVGRVWRQMSDTTNDPVIAQRRPQGWTSWQRSEDYYSEGQLIWLDADTLIREKTGGTKSLDTFAKAFFGVNDGDWGQLTYNFDDVVKTLNSVMPYDWATFLKTRLDGHGPGAPLDGLTRGGYKLVYSETPTPYFTSAETRRKSADLTYSLGMSVNKDGDLTGVFWEGPAFDAGLAVSQKIVAVNGMAFDQERLKDAVTAAKTTGVVNLIVKAGEHFKVVQLNYKGGLRYPRLERIAGTPDRLGDILQPRKD; this is encoded by the coding sequence ATGCCGCCAGCTGTAGCGGCCCCCCAAGACAAACCCTATCCAGGCGTCCTCAAGCTCTCGGTGGACGCGACGGATCTGGATCGGCGCATCTTCCGCGCCAGGCAGACCATCCCGGTCGCGGGTCCGGGTCCCATGACCCTGCTGTTTCCCATGTGGTTGCCCGGAAACCATTCGGCGACCGGCCAGCTGGAAAAGCTCGCAGGCCTTATGGTCACGGCCAATGGCAAGCGCCTTGAATGGGTTCGGGATCCGGTAACGGTCGCCGCCTTCCATGTAGACGTTCCAGCGGGGGCCAAGGCCCTGGATCTGGAGTTCCAGTACCTGTCACCCACATCGCCTGATCAAGGCCGGGTGGTGGTCACCCAGGAAATGCTGAACGTCCAGTGGAACAACATGATCCTCTATCCGGCGGGGTATTACTCCCGGCAGATCCAGGTGGAAGCCCAGGTCAAACTACCTTCAGGTTGGAATTACGGCACTGCGCTGGAAGCTTCGGCCACGGCGGGGGATACCGTGACCTTCAAGCCGGTTGCCCTCGACACCCTGGTGGACTCGCCCATGTTCGCCGGACGGCACTTCAGGAAGATCGACCTGGATCCTGGCGGCCGCTCGCGGGTTACGATGAACCTGATGGCCGACGAAGCCTATCAGCTGGAAATGACCCCGGCCCAGCTTCAGGCCCATCGCAACCTGATCGTCCAGGCTGACCGGCTCTACGGCGCCCGGCACTTTGACCACTATGACATGCTGGTGGCCCTGACCGACCGGATGGGCGGCATAGGCCTGGAGCATCAGAGGTCCAGCGAGAACGGCACCAATCCGCGGTACTTCGTGGACTGGGACAAACTGCCAACCACCCGCGACCTCCTGCCCCATGAATACACCCACTCCTGGGACGGGAAGTACCGGCGCCCGGCGGACCTCTGGACCGCCAATTTCAACGTCCCCATGCGGGGCAGCCTCCTCTGGGTCTATGAAGGCCAGACCCAGTACTGGGGCTATATCCTGGCCGCCCGCTCTAACCTGCTGACCAAGCAGGAGGCCCTGGACGCCATCGCCTCCACGGCCGCCCTCTACGACAACCGGGTCGGCCGCGTCTGGCGGCAGATGAGCGATACGACAAATGATCCGGTGATCGCCCAGCGTCGGCCCCAGGGCTGGACCAGCTGGCAGCGCAGCGAAGACTACTATTCGGAAGGCCAGCTCATCTGGCTCGACGCCGACACCCTGATCCGTGAAAAGACCGGCGGAACAAAATCCCTGGACACCTTCGCCAAGGCATTTTTCGGGGTCAATGACGGTGATTGGGGTCAGCTGACCTACAATTTCGATGACGTCGTCAAGACCCTGAACAGCGTCATGCCCTATGACTGGGCGACCTTCCTGAAGACGCGACTGGATGGTCATGGGCCGGGCGCGCCCCTGGATGGCCTGACCCGCGGCGGCTACAAGCTCGTCTATTCCGAAACGCCGACGCCCTATTTCACAAGCGCCGAGACCCGCCGCAAGAGCGCCGACCTGACCTATTCCCTTGGCATGTCCGTGAACAAGGATGGCGACCTGACCGGCGTATTCTGGGAAGGCCCCGCCTTCGACGCCGGCCTGGCGGTGAGTCAGAAGATCGTGGCGGTCAACGGCATGGCCTTCGACCAGGAGCGGCTGAAGGATGCGGTGACCGCAGCCAAGACCACCGGGGTCGTCAACCTGATCGTCAAGGCTGGCGAGCACTTCAAGGTCGTCCAGCTGAACTACAAGGGCGGCCTGCGTTATCCTCGCCTGGAACGCATAGCCGGGACCCCGGACCGCCTCGGGGACATCCTGCAGCCGCGCAAGGACTAG
- a CDS encoding alpha/beta hydrolase yields MAQPVSLPSAIYTDPPSDPAHPARMVVLHIPSGGVQINGVAYLAAGAGPHPTLVICHGLPGNEKNLDLAQAVRRAGWNAITFNYRGSWGSPGSFRFAQNPEDARAVLAFLRDPQNAAKLGVDAKHIAMVGHSMGGWVTALVGGQDYGLAGVGLISAANMGRERGQNRAQAAAFMADNMEALAGVTAESMAEEISANREAFDFTHQAKGLAAKPVLILTSNDGLAPQAEELARAIREAGGARVQVLHQATDHGWSDRRIALQAAVINWLQSLGSMAH; encoded by the coding sequence CTGGCCCAGCCGGTCAGCCTGCCCAGCGCAATCTACACTGACCCGCCTTCAGACCCCGCTCACCCGGCGCGGATGGTCGTGCTGCACATTCCCAGCGGCGGGGTGCAGATAAACGGCGTCGCCTACCTGGCTGCGGGCGCCGGCCCCCATCCGACCCTGGTGATCTGTCATGGCCTGCCCGGCAATGAGAAGAATCTCGACCTGGCCCAGGCCGTGCGGCGGGCCGGCTGGAACGCCATCACCTTCAATTATCGCGGGTCCTGGGGCAGCCCGGGCAGTTTCCGCTTCGCCCAGAATCCGGAAGACGCCAGGGCCGTTCTCGCCTTCCTGCGGGATCCGCAGAACGCCGCCAAGCTGGGCGTGGATGCGAAGCACATCGCCATGGTGGGTCACAGCATGGGCGGATGGGTGACAGCCCTGGTGGGCGGTCAGGACTACGGCCTTGCCGGGGTCGGCCTGATCTCAGCTGCCAATATGGGCCGAGAGCGGGGCCAGAACCGCGCCCAGGCCGCGGCCTTCATGGCCGACAATATGGAGGCTTTGGCCGGTGTCACTGCCGAGAGCATGGCCGAGGAGATCAGCGCCAACCGTGAGGCCTTTGACTTTACCCATCAAGCCAAGGGGCTTGCCGCAAAGCCTGTCCTGATCCTGACGTCGAACGACGGCCTGGCGCCCCAGGCCGAGGAACTGGCCAGGGCGATCCGTGAGGCCGGCGGCGCGAGGGTTCAGGTCCTTCATCAGGCCACCGACCATGGCTGGTCTGACCGGCGCATTGCGCTCCAGGCGGCTGTGATCAACTGGTTGCAGTCGCTGGGATCGATGGCTCACTGA
- a CDS encoding cyclohexanone monooxygenase yields the protein MASSVAAQESYDVVIVGAGFSGLYLLHRLRGLGLTAKIYEAGDGVGGTWYWNRYPGARVDIESQEYSYSFSPELEDEWVWTERYATQPELLRYVNHVADRFDLRRDIKFETRVTSARFDESAHRWRVQTSAGDDVVAKYCVMATGCLSVTNDPRFPGVETFKGKSYHTGRWPHEGVDFTGKRVAVIGTGSSAIQSIPQIAAQAAHLHVFQRTPNFSVPAHNGPQNPEKLADWKANRDAYRQLARESGAGIVAVEASEASALEATPEERASVFEKRWARGGFALGGSFMDVMVNLDANALAAEFVHDKIRSIVKDPETAEILCPKGYPFGTKRLCVDTGYYETFNRDNVTLVDLTKGGITAITPAGVKTASAEYEFDAIVYAIGFDAMTGALNNIDIQGREGERLREKWADGPKSYLGLMVAGFPNLFMVTGPGSPSVLSNMMVSIEQHVDWITDCIGYLNQRQIGVIEATQDAENGWVAHVNEVADMTLYPQANSWYLGANVPGKPRVFMPYVGGVGPYRQICADIAAKGYEGFALASAAHPG from the coding sequence ATGGCCAGTTCGGTCGCCGCTCAGGAATCCTATGACGTTGTCATCGTCGGCGCAGGATTTTCCGGTCTCTACCTGCTGCACAGGCTGCGGGGTCTTGGGCTGACGGCGAAGATCTATGAAGCCGGGGATGGGGTTGGCGGCACCTGGTACTGGAACCGCTATCCGGGCGCCCGGGTGGATATCGAGAGCCAGGAGTATTCCTACTCCTTCTCGCCAGAGCTCGAGGATGAATGGGTCTGGACCGAGCGCTACGCCACCCAGCCGGAACTTCTCCGTTATGTAAACCACGTGGCCGACCGCTTTGACCTGCGTCGGGACATCAAGTTCGAAACCCGTGTGACCTCCGCACGCTTTGATGAATCGGCCCATCGCTGGCGGGTCCAGACCAGCGCTGGCGATGATGTGGTCGCAAAGTACTGCGTCATGGCCACGGGCTGCCTGTCCGTGACCAATGACCCCCGGTTCCCGGGCGTGGAAACCTTCAAGGGGAAGTCCTACCACACCGGCCGCTGGCCCCATGAAGGCGTAGACTTCACCGGCAAGCGGGTCGCCGTAATCGGCACAGGCTCTTCGGCCATCCAGTCCATTCCCCAGATCGCCGCCCAGGCCGCTCACCTGCATGTCTTCCAGCGCACGCCCAATTTCAGCGTGCCGGCCCACAACGGTCCGCAGAATCCGGAAAAACTGGCCGACTGGAAAGCCAACCGCGACGCCTATCGTCAGCTGGCCCGGGAATCCGGCGCCGGGATCGTGGCGGTAGAGGCATCCGAAGCCTCCGCCCTCGAGGCGACGCCGGAAGAGCGGGCGTCGGTCTTCGAGAAGCGCTGGGCCCGCGGCGGCTTTGCCCTGGGCGGCTCATTCATGGACGTCATGGTCAATCTGGACGCCAACGCCCTGGCGGCGGAATTCGTCCACGACAAGATCCGCAGCATTGTGAAGGATCCTGAGACGGCCGAGATCCTCTGCCCCAAGGGATATCCCTTCGGCACCAAGCGCCTTTGCGTGGACACCGGCTATTACGAGACCTTCAACCGCGACAATGTCACCCTGGTCGACCTGACCAAGGGGGGTATCACCGCCATCACGCCGGCCGGCGTGAAGACCGCATCGGCGGAGTATGAGTTCGACGCCATTGTCTACGCCATCGGCTTCGACGCCATGACGGGCGCCCTGAACAATATCGACATTCAGGGACGGGAAGGGGAGCGCCTCCGGGAAAAGTGGGCGGATGGACCCAAGTCCTATCTTGGCCTGATGGTCGCAGGCTTTCCTAACCTGTTCATGGTCACCGGACCTGGCAGCCCTTCAGTCCTTTCCAACATGATGGTTTCCATCGAGCAGCACGTGGACTGGATCACGGACTGCATCGGTTATCTCAATCAGCGCCAGATCGGCGTGATTGAAGCCACCCAGGACGCCGAGAATGGCTGGGTCGCCCATGTGAATGAGGTGGCCGACATGACCCTCTATCCCCAGGCAAACTCCTGGTATCTGGGGGCAAATGTACCAGGCAAGCCCAGGGTGTTCATGCCTTATGTTGGTGGGGTGGGACCCTATCGCCAGATCTGTGCGGACATTGCGGCGAAAGGCTATGAGGGCTTTGCCCTGGCCTCGGCCGCCCACCCCGGATAA
- a CDS encoding ribonuclease, with translation MNAPLAPPGGRRFHVCPEGYGWHQSGYLRGRDLRSGLGPIWQGSSFMRSPRPRPDLRDRRPVRRDLWATARLVLVGAVVLIALSRVPPQAFKAAVQDRSADFDYYILALTWSPGFCATHNDPAQCTGEEGFVLHGLWPQYEGRGYPADCRSEPLPDAVKGRYAQLFPSPSLMEHEWKKHGTCTGLAPDAYFQLAERIRSKVIIPAAYALPRPVAVSQVDNVRQAFLQANHRMPADGIRAKAEDRMLAEVRICVTRTGDFRSCD, from the coding sequence ATGAACGCGCCTCTCGCCCCACCGGGCGGGAGGCGTTTTCATGTTTGCCCGGAAGGGTATGGCTGGCATCAATCTGGGTATCTCCGGGGACGGGACCTCCGATCTGGTCTGGGGCCGATATGGCAGGGATCCAGTTTCATGCGCTCACCTAGACCAAGACCAGATCTGCGCGACAGGCGGCCGGTGAGGCGGGACCTGTGGGCGACTGCGCGCCTGGTTCTTGTGGGCGCTGTCGTGTTGATCGCCCTGAGCCGCGTCCCGCCGCAGGCCTTCAAGGCGGCCGTGCAGGATAGGTCCGCTGACTTTGACTATTACATCCTGGCTCTGACCTGGTCGCCGGGCTTCTGCGCGACGCACAACGATCCCGCCCAGTGCACAGGAGAAGAGGGCTTCGTCCTCCACGGACTCTGGCCGCAATATGAGGGGAGGGGGTATCCCGCCGATTGCCGGTCAGAGCCTCTGCCAGACGCCGTCAAAGGGCGCTATGCGCAGCTCTTTCCCAGCCCGAGCCTCATGGAACATGAGTGGAAGAAGCACGGAACCTGCACAGGGCTGGCGCCGGATGCCTACTTCCAGCTGGCCGAGCGCATCCGCAGCAAGGTGATCATTCCGGCAGCCTATGCCCTTCCAAGACCTGTGGCGGTCTCGCAGGTCGACAATGTCCGCCAGGCCTTCCTGCAGGCAAATCACAGAATGCCGGCGGACGGAATTCGCGCGAAAGCCGAAGACCGCATGCTTGCCGAGGTGCGCATCTGCGTGACGCGGACCGGAGATTTCCGGTCCTGTGACTGA